From one Lycorma delicatula isolate Av1 chromosome 2, ASM4794821v1, whole genome shotgun sequence genomic stretch:
- the caps gene encoding capricious isoform X1 encodes MCVPPQTMDCQSCRVNSRMLRALVICLVVSTARGNAFCPGGCSCDDEILVVSCIEANLDVIPITLNPAIQRLVLQYNRVKSVDAAFQFYGQLQYVDLSHNNLVTIPTKSFDSQKRLLELHLSHNKISAITNRTFEGLKQLSVLNLRGNYLEDLPDRLFSVLSQLEQLDLGQNRICRIDSEAFAGLISLRVLYLDDNQLKVVPTSSFPPLGSLAELKVGLNSFTTLPDDAFKGLSRLSSLDLTGAGLVNTSENSFRGLSALRNLVLTDNKLTKIPTKQLAILVRLEELAIGQNDFTVLEINAFKGLKKLRRLDVSGAPLLERVENGAFADNLNLESLTLNSNKRLRSLEDGVLTGLPHLRHLALRDNAFVTFPESLVAWPELHKLDLSENPLYCGCTLEWLRELLVRRNTSQVLCSAPPHLRDKALKSLEADELGCTLHDARQQAIVGALCGTAVALTALLGLLLYHYRHQVHNVLKDCRWNKRVMSSKESEYQKTFSDEDYVIRSSKPEPVTEL; translated from the coding sequence gattgCCAATCATGCAGAGTGAATAGCAGGATGTTGAGAGCCCTTGTAATCTGCCTGGTTGTGAGTACAGCGCGAGGCAACGCGTTCTGCCCTGGAGGTTGTTCCTGTGACGATGAAATTTTAGTAGTATCCTGCATCGAAGCCAACCTAGACGTGATACCGATCACATTAAACCCGGCGATCCAGCGGTTAGTCTTACAATACAACAGAGTTAAATCTGTCGATGCAGCCTTCCAATTCTACGGACAACTTCAATATGTCGATCTTTCGCATAATAATCTCGTCACTATACCGACGAAGAGTTTTGACTCGCAAAAAAGACTATTAGAGCTTCATCTCAGTCATAATAAGATATCGGCTATTACCAACAGGACGTTTGAAGGCTTAAAACAGTTATCGGTTCTTAATTTACGCGGTAATTATTTAGAAGATTTGCCGGATAGATTATTTAGTGTGTTATCGCAGCTCGAGCAACTAGATCTCGGACAGAATCGTATCTGTAGGATAGATTCAGAAGCGTTTGCGGGACTCATATCTCTTCGAGTTTTATATTTAGACGATAATCAGCTTAAAGTAGTTCCAACGTCTTCTTTTCCGCCTCTTGGAAGTCTTGCCGAGCTTAAAGTCGGACTCAATTCGTTTACGACGTTACCGGACGACGCTTTTAAAGGTCTAAGTAGGCTTTCTAGTTTAGACTTAACCGGAGCAGGGTTAGTAAACACCAGTGAAAATTCGTTTCGCGGTCTCAGTGCGCTACGTAATTTGGTATTAACGGACAACAAATTAACGAAAATACCTACAAAACAACTAGCTATATTGGTACGCTTAGAGGAGTTGGCCATAGGACAGAACGATTTTACGGTTTTAGAAATTAACGCGTTTAAAGGCTTAAAGAAGTTAAGACGATTGGACGTATCCGGTGCACCGTTATTGGAACGAGTTGAAAACGGAGCGTTTGCGGATAATTTAAATTTGGAGTCGCTTACGTTGAACAGCAATAAACGGTTGAGGTCGTTAGAAGACGGTGTCCTCACCGGACTGCCTCATTTGAGACACCTAGCGCTGAGGGATAACGCTTTCGTCACTTTCCCGGAATCCTTAGTGGCTTGGCCCGAACTTCATAAACTGGATTTATCGGAAAACCCGCTTTATTGCGGATGCACTTTGGAATGGCTACGAGAACTGTTGGTGCGACGTAACACGAGTCAAGTGCTCTGCAGCGCTCCGCCTCATTTACGCGATAAGGCGCTTAAGTCTTTGGAAGCCGATGAGCTCGGTTGTACTTTACACGACGCGCGTCAACAGGCGATAGTAGGAGCGCTTTGCGGAACGGCAGTCGCTCTTACCGCCCTTCTAGGTCTGCTGTTGTACCATTACCGTCATCAGGTACACAATGTTCTTAAGGATTGTCGGTGGAACAAAAGAGTTATGAGCAGTAAAGAAAGCGAATATCAGAAGACTTTTTCCGACGAAGATTACGTCATTCGATCGTCCAAACCTGAACCAGTAACGGAACTGTAG
- the caps gene encoding capricious isoform X2 yields the protein MLRALVICLVVSTARGNAFCPGGCSCDDEILVVSCIEANLDVIPITLNPAIQRLVLQYNRVKSVDAAFQFYGQLQYVDLSHNNLVTIPTKSFDSQKRLLELHLSHNKISAITNRTFEGLKQLSVLNLRGNYLEDLPDRLFSVLSQLEQLDLGQNRICRIDSEAFAGLISLRVLYLDDNQLKVVPTSSFPPLGSLAELKVGLNSFTTLPDDAFKGLSRLSSLDLTGAGLVNTSENSFRGLSALRNLVLTDNKLTKIPTKQLAILVRLEELAIGQNDFTVLEINAFKGLKKLRRLDVSGAPLLERVENGAFADNLNLESLTLNSNKRLRSLEDGVLTGLPHLRHLALRDNAFVTFPESLVAWPELHKLDLSENPLYCGCTLEWLRELLVRRNTSQVLCSAPPHLRDKALKSLEADELGCTLHDARQQAIVGALCGTAVALTALLGLLLYHYRHQVHNVLKDCRWNKRVMSSKESEYQKTFSDEDYVIRSSKPEPVTEL from the coding sequence ATGTTGAGAGCCCTTGTAATCTGCCTGGTTGTGAGTACAGCGCGAGGCAACGCGTTCTGCCCTGGAGGTTGTTCCTGTGACGATGAAATTTTAGTAGTATCCTGCATCGAAGCCAACCTAGACGTGATACCGATCACATTAAACCCGGCGATCCAGCGGTTAGTCTTACAATACAACAGAGTTAAATCTGTCGATGCAGCCTTCCAATTCTACGGACAACTTCAATATGTCGATCTTTCGCATAATAATCTCGTCACTATACCGACGAAGAGTTTTGACTCGCAAAAAAGACTATTAGAGCTTCATCTCAGTCATAATAAGATATCGGCTATTACCAACAGGACGTTTGAAGGCTTAAAACAGTTATCGGTTCTTAATTTACGCGGTAATTATTTAGAAGATTTGCCGGATAGATTATTTAGTGTGTTATCGCAGCTCGAGCAACTAGATCTCGGACAGAATCGTATCTGTAGGATAGATTCAGAAGCGTTTGCGGGACTCATATCTCTTCGAGTTTTATATTTAGACGATAATCAGCTTAAAGTAGTTCCAACGTCTTCTTTTCCGCCTCTTGGAAGTCTTGCCGAGCTTAAAGTCGGACTCAATTCGTTTACGACGTTACCGGACGACGCTTTTAAAGGTCTAAGTAGGCTTTCTAGTTTAGACTTAACCGGAGCAGGGTTAGTAAACACCAGTGAAAATTCGTTTCGCGGTCTCAGTGCGCTACGTAATTTGGTATTAACGGACAACAAATTAACGAAAATACCTACAAAACAACTAGCTATATTGGTACGCTTAGAGGAGTTGGCCATAGGACAGAACGATTTTACGGTTTTAGAAATTAACGCGTTTAAAGGCTTAAAGAAGTTAAGACGATTGGACGTATCCGGTGCACCGTTATTGGAACGAGTTGAAAACGGAGCGTTTGCGGATAATTTAAATTTGGAGTCGCTTACGTTGAACAGCAATAAACGGTTGAGGTCGTTAGAAGACGGTGTCCTCACCGGACTGCCTCATTTGAGACACCTAGCGCTGAGGGATAACGCTTTCGTCACTTTCCCGGAATCCTTAGTGGCTTGGCCCGAACTTCATAAACTGGATTTATCGGAAAACCCGCTTTATTGCGGATGCACTTTGGAATGGCTACGAGAACTGTTGGTGCGACGTAACACGAGTCAAGTGCTCTGCAGCGCTCCGCCTCATTTACGCGATAAGGCGCTTAAGTCTTTGGAAGCCGATGAGCTCGGTTGTACTTTACACGACGCGCGTCAACAGGCGATAGTAGGAGCGCTTTGCGGAACGGCAGTCGCTCTTACCGCCCTTCTAGGTCTGCTGTTGTACCATTACCGTCATCAGGTACACAATGTTCTTAAGGATTGTCGGTGGAACAAAAGAGTTATGAGCAGTAAAGAAAGCGAATATCAGAAGACTTTTTCCGACGAAGATTACGTCATTCGATCGTCCAAACCTGAACCAGTAACGGAACTGTAG